GATTGAGTTCATCATAGAAGTTACCTTCCATACCCTAGATTTTTTCTCATTAGTGGCACCAAATAGCTAATCGGAGTCCATGTGTCGTAAATACAATCCACAGTCGCGGCTCCACCTGTCTTGAATCCCCAACTTGGAGGACGTTGGGTTGTCCATTGAAGATTTCCCTTTTTAGTGCGATCCATAGTAATTACAAGCAAGTATGGAAAAGCAGAAAATTCTTGGAAAGTAGACCGGTTTGTCAATTCTGCGAAGAGAGAATTAGCAGTGTATTCAAGGCCTAAGATTCTCGTTAATTCCTGCGGATTTGTTGGGAGCTCCCCTACCGACTTTACTTTTGCGAGGATGTAGCCATATCGAGACGCAGGTGTTTCAGCTGGACTTAAAAAACATCGACTCCCTTTCTTAAGTCTTTTAGCTGCTTCTGCTGAGAGAAGAAAAACTCCTAACTCAGGTCCATCCTTTAAAGCAATTGTGGCAACTGTCTGCCCTTCTTGTAGATAATCACCTTCATTCACATCAATAACACTGACAACACCATTTGTACCTGAGAGGATATCTTGCGAGAGTTTTAGTTGGTTATTCGCAATCTCGGCATTGTTATCACTAGTTATTTGAGAAGACTTGGCAGAAATTTTTAACTGTATTAGCTCAGATTGTTTCTGCTCAATGGATCCTTGCAATTGCATCAGTTGTGTTTTAATCTCATCGACCTGATTCAGCTGAGACAAATACTCTGCTTGACTGATGTCTTGATTGCCAACTAGTTTTTGATATCGATCAAGCTGTTCTTGATTCAAAGTCAATTGCTGCTGAAGAGTCTCTTGGGTTTGGAGCAATCCACCGATGCTTTTTTGGGTTGAAATTAACATTTCATTGAGCTGTTCTGGTGTCATTGCATTGGTTAGATCTTGAATTGCTTCATTCGATGCTGCTTGAATTTTCTGAACCTGGTTATCAAGACTGACGAGAGCTTGTCCTTTGGTAACGCGTTGTCCTGTGTCAATATGGACTTTATTCACTCTTCCGGAAATCTGAGCGTATGCACGAACATTTTTTCCTTGATTAAGTGTAAATCCAATACCACCAACGGTTGCATTCACACGATAAATACAAGCCCAGATCAAAAAACAGCCACTTATCGCTATCAAGCCGTAGCTCGCTAGACCAAAAGGCTGTTGTGTCACGAACCCAAGAAAGGGATAAACCTTCTTCAGTCGCTTCGTGTTAGATCTCATGTAGGTAAGATAGCTGTCATTACTTGATTGGCAATCATATGTTTTGTTTCCTTTCTGCTCTGGTGGGAGTTTGCTTCTCAATTGCCACATTTATGGTGCTCGTTGCTTTTGCTTCTGATGGGGCTAAAATTTGAGAATTAAACAGATATCTTCTATGTCTAGGCGTTTTTTCAATACATTTTGGGTGTCTTGTACTCTTCTTGTTGGCATTTTTCCAACTGGCTCAAGCAAGGCAGATCAGTTACTACCACTTGACGTATCGGATCTAACCCTTGAGATCTCAACCTCCAATTCCCATTCATATCAAAAACTCTCGCAACTGCTTTCGGTCATGCCGCCTGAAGTGAAGGAATCGATTAGTCCAGTCCGATTCCAGCCTGACGCAGGCATGAATTCCTATGAATTTGCTGGATTGAGCTTCCAATGTGATCAATTATTTGGCTCTCACATCGTCTATTCGTTGTCCAGTCAGCGATGTCGCCCTTATGACCCGTCATTGGATCATCACGCTCTTGGCTTTAAAAACCTACTTTTGAGATCAGTCGTTTTATCTCCTTCTATTGCTGCCTCGCTCAGCACTGTTGACTCCAACCGTTGGCTGGTTCGTCAGTCGTTTAGTTCTTGGTATCCATCATTGAGCTTATCCTCTGGTTCCTTGATGTCTGTCAATATTTCCAATACTCAAAATTACACTTCTTCCGGTTCTGGTGGATCAAATCCATCTGCAAGCGGCACTTCCTTTCAACCTACAACAGAGATCGGTAATAGCCGTCGTAGGATTTCTCAGACTCAGATGAATC
The sequence above is a segment of the Synechococcus sp. PROS-7-1 genome. Coding sequences within it:
- a CDS encoding HlyD family secretion protein, with protein sequence MTQQPFGLASYGLIAISGCFLIWACIYRVNATVGGIGFTLNQGKNVRAYAQISGRVNKVHIDTGQRVTKGQALVSLDNQVQKIQAASNEAIQDLTNAMTPEQLNEMLISTQKSIGGLLQTQETLQQQLTLNQEQLDRYQKLVGNQDISQAEYLSQLNQVDEIKTQLMQLQGSIEQKQSELIQLKISAKSSQITSDNNAEIANNQLKLSQDILSGTNGVVSVIDVNEGDYLQEGQTVATIALKDGPELGVFLLSAEAAKRLKKGSRCFLSPAETPASRYGYILAKVKSVGELPTNPQELTRILGLEYTANSLFAELTNRSTFQEFSAFPYLLVITMDRTKKGNLQWTTQRPPSWGFKTGGAATVDCIYDTWTPISYLVPLMRKNLGYGR